One genomic window of Medicago truncatula cultivar Jemalong A17 chromosome 1, MtrunA17r5.0-ANR, whole genome shotgun sequence includes the following:
- the LOC25485097 gene encoding E3 ubiquitin-protein ligase XBAT33 has product MGNSFGCSASGERLVSAARDGDLVEAKMLLNCNPYLAKYSTFGGLNSPLHFASAKGHNEIVALLLENGADVNSRNYSGQTALMQACRYGHWEVVQTLLLFRCNVMRADYLSGRTALHFAAMNGHVRCIRLVVADFVPSAPYDVIHARSDAEQGGGSNVKGKNEQSALSKFVNKTADGGITALHMASLNGYFDCVQLLLDLNANMSSVTFHYGTSMDLIGAGSTPLHYAACGGNLKCCQILLARGASRMALNCNGWLPLDIARMWGRHWLEPLLAPISDAVTPSFPHSNYLSLPLMSVLNIAREYGLRSSTTSSDEIEFCAVCLERPCSVAAEGCGHELCVRCALYLCSTSNVSSEMLGPPGSIPCPLCRHGIVSFVKLPGSQAKENKLHVSLGLCTPCILHPRDIDHPSLSHTPEIQRNCVDSVPSELLCPVTCSPFPSMAMPLCTCNEGSCPSFEPRGVETRDESPRHSQTSTTDQDKIEGPKLDKTTCSNMFWGRRSCSREHQCNSEINA; this is encoded by the exons ATGGGAAATTCTTTCGGATGTTCTGCCTCCGGCGAGAGACTGGTATCGGCGGCGAGGGATGGTGACCTTGTTGAGGCGAAGATGCTTTTGAATTGTAACCCTTATCTTGCTAAATACTCCACTTTTGGTGGTCTTAATTCTCCTCTTCATTTTGCATCTGCAAAGGGTCATAACGAG ATTGTTGCATTGTTGCTTGAGAATGGAGCTGATGTTAATTCAAGAAATTATTCTGGCCAG acGGCATTGATGCAAGCTTGTAGATATGGTCATTGGGAAGTTGTGCAAACACTTTTACTCTTCAGATGCAAT GTTATGAGAGCTGATTATCTTAGTGGGAGGACAGCTCTTCACTTTGCAGCGATGAACGGGCATGTAAGATGTATTAGACTTGTTGTGGCTGACTTTGTTCCGAGTGCTCCTTATGATGTGATACATGCTCGATCAGATGCCGAACAAGGTGGTGGATCAAATGTAAAAGGCAAAAATGAACAAAG TGCTTTGTCCAAGTTTGTAAATAAGACAGCTGATGGTGGTATCACTGCCCTTCACATGGCTTCGTTAAATGGATACTTTGATTGTGTGCAACTGCTACTTGATCTTAATGCAAATATGTCTTCTGTGACATTTCATTATGGAACATCAATGGATTTAATAG GGGCTGGAAGCACTCCTTTGCATTACGCCGCATGTGGGGGAAATTTAAAATGCTGTCAG atccTCCTTGCAAGAGGTGCAAGTCGGATGGCTTTGAATTGCAACGG GTGGCTTCCTCTTGATATTGCTCGGATGTGGGGGCGTCATTGGCTTGAACCGTTGCTGGCACCCATTTCTGATGCCGTAACACCTTCCTTCCCTCATTCAAATTACTTGTCCTTGCCTCTCATGAGTGTTCTCAACATAGCCAG AGAGTATGGATTGCGATCATCTACAACTTCCTCTGATGAGATTGAATTTTGTGCTGTATGCCTGGAGAGGCCATGTTCAGTGGCTGCAGAAG GATGTGGACATGAACTTTGTGTGAGATGTGCGCTCTATCTTTGCTCGACAAGCAACGTTTCGTCTGAAATGCTTGGCCCCCCTGGCTCTATCCCTTGCCCCCTTTGTAGACATGGAATTGTCTCTTTTGTCAAGTTGCCAGGTTCCCaagcaaaagaaaataaattacacGTGTCTCTTGGCCTCTGCACTCCATGCATATTACATCCACGCGACATAGATCATCCATCTCTTTCTCACACACCAGAGATCCAAAGAAACTGTGTTGATTCTGTTCCTTCAGAGTTACTCTGTCCTGTTACATGTAGTCCATTTCCATCTATGGCAATGCCTTTATGCACCTGCAACGAAGGTTCGTGTCCATCATTTGAACCACGAGGCGTAGAAACAAGAGACGAATCACCTCGTCACTCACAGACATCAACAACGGATCAGGATAAAATTGAAGGGCCGAAACTGGATAAAACAACTTGCTCGAATATGTTTTGGGGTAGAAGAAGTTGCAGCAGGGAGCACCAATGCAATTCGGAAATAAATGCTTGA
- the LOC11429203 gene encoding homeobox-leucine zipper protein ANTHOCYANINLESS 2 isoform X1 has translation MGFESVNSSCKVARLVTDISIPFSSSMQNPSTFFSTQRKMEGQSEIGLTGDSLDTGLLGRMREDEYESRSGSDNFDLEGLSGDDQDGGDDGQRKRKKRYHRHTPNQIQELESFFKECPHPDEKQRLDLSKRLGLENKQVKFWFQNRRTQMKTQLERHENIMLRQENDKLRGENSMMKEAMVNPICNNCGGPAIPGQILFEEHQIRIENARLKDELNRICALTNKFLGKPISSLANPMALPTSNSGLELGIGRNGFGGGSSSLGNPLPMGLDLGDGRSMPGISSPMGLMGSSSDVQLERSALIDLALAAMDELLKMAQTDSPVWIKGLDGERDMLNQEEYARLISSCIGPKPAGFVTEATRDTGIVIINSLALVETLMDANRYADMFQSMIARSANLDVLSGGIGGTRNGAIHLMHTEVQLLSPLVPVRQVRILRFCKQHAEGVWAVVDVSVEIGHDPSNAQPFISCRRLPSGCIVQDMPNGYSKVTWIEHWEYDESIVHQLYRPLLISGFGFGAHRWIATLQRQCEGLAILMSSSISNDDHTALSQAGRRSMLKLAQRMTNNFCSGVCASSARKWDSLQMGTLSDDMRVMTRKNVDDPGEPPGIVLSAATSVWMPVSRQRLFDFLRDERLRSEWDILSNGGPMQEMVHIAKGQGQGNCVSLLRANAVNANDSSMLILQETWMDTSCSVVVYAPVDGQSLNVVMSGGDSAYVALLPSGFAIVPDGNDPSGYGMSNGTLQKGGASDGGGSLLTVGFQILVNSLPTAKLTMESVDTVNNLISCTIQKIKAALRVA, from the exons atggggtTTGAGAGTGTGAACAGTTCCTGTAAGGTTGCAAGACTTGTCACTGATATTTCTATACCCTTTTCTAGTTCAATGCAAAATCCATCTACTTTCTTCTCAACT CAAAGAAAAATGGAGGGGCAGAGTGAGATTGGTCTCACTGGTGATAGTTTAGATACTGGTCTGCTTGGGAGAATGAGAGAAGATGAGTATGAAAGCCGGTCCGGAAGCGATAACTTTGATCTTGAAGGATTATCTGGTGATGATCAGGATGGTGGTGATGATGGTCAGcgcaagaggaagaagagataCCACAGACACACTCCTAATCAAATTCAAGAGCTTGAAtc tttcttcaagGAGTGTCCTCATCCTGATGAAAAACAAAGGTTGGATCTTAGCAAGAGACTTGGCTTGGAAAATAAACAAGTCAAATTCTGGTTTCAGAATCGTCGAACCCAAATGAAG ACTCAACTGGAAAGGCATGAGAACATAATGCTTAGGCAGGAAAATGACAAGCTAAGAGGGGAGAATAGCATGATGAAAGAAGCAATGGTGAATCCAATATGTAACAACTGTGGTGGACCAGCAATTCCTGGCCAAATATTGTTTGAAGAGCACCAGATTAGAATTGAAAACGCTCGTCTAAAGGATGAATTGAACCGTATATGCGCCTTAACAAACAAGTTCCTTGGCAAACCAATATCATCATTGGCTAATCCCATGGCTCTACCAACCTCAAATTCTGGTCTGGAACTTGGTATTGGAAGGAATGGTTTTGGTGGTGGTTCAAGCTCCCTCGGCAATCCTTTGCCAATGGGACTTGATCTTGGAGATGGTCGCTCAATGCCTGGTATTAGTTCACCAATGGGATTGATGGGAAGTAGTAGTGATGTTCAGCTTGAGAGATCGGCTCTAATAGATCTAGCATTGGCTGCTATGGATGAATTATTAAAGATGGCTCAGACAGATAGTCCTGTTTGGATTAAGGGTTTGGATGGAGAGAGAGACATGTTGAATCAAGAAGAGTATGCACGGTTGATTTCTTCTTGTATTGGTCCTAAACCCGCTGGCTTTGTCACTGAAGCTACGAGAGATACTGGGATAGTAATAATCAACAGTTTAGCACTTGTGGAAACTTTGATGGATGCG AATCGATACGCAGATATGTTTCAGTCTATGATTGCTAGATCTGCCAACCTTGATGTTTTATCTGGTGGAATCGGTGGAACCAGAAATGGTGCTATACATTTG ATGCATACCGAGGTTCAATTGCTCTCACCACTAGTCCCGGTTCGTCAAGTGAGAATCCTTCGGTTCTGTAAGCAGCATGCAGAAGGTGTATGGGCAGTGGTTGATGTTTCTGTTGAGATTGGTCATGATCCTTCTAATGCACAACCATTCATAAGCTGCAGAAGACTTCCTTCTGGCTGTATTGTGCAGGATATGCCAAATGGTTACTCCAAG GTCACTTGGATTGAGCACTGGGAGTATGATGAGAGTATTGTTCACCAACTCTATCGTCCGTTGCTCATTTCCGGTTTTGGATTTGGCGCTCATAGATGGATCGCCACCCTCCAAAGGCAGTGTGAAGGCTTGGCTATCCTCATGTCCTCTTCCATCTCAAATGATGATCACACCG CCTTGAGCCAAGCTGGTCGAAGAAGCATGTTGAAGCTGGCACAACGTATGACCAACAACTTCTGTTCCGGGGTTTGTGCTTCATCTGCTAGAAAATGGGACAGCCTCCAAATGGGGACTCTGAGTGATGACATGAGAGTTATGACTAGGAAAAATGTTGATGACCCTGGCGAGCCTCCCGGTATTGTGCTCAGCGCTGCAACATCTGTTTGGATGCCCGTTTCACGACAAAGACTGTTTGATTTTCTGCGTGATGAAAGGCTTAGAAGCGAGTGGGACATTTTGTCTAATGGTGGACCCATGCAAGAGATGGTTCACATTGCCAAAGGACAAGGGCAAGGAAATTGTGTTTCTCTCCTTCGTGCTAAT GCTGTTAATGCGAATGATAGCAGCATGTTGATTCTGCAAGAAACTTGGATGGATACATCTTGCTCAGTGGTGGTGTATGCACCAGTTGACGGGCAATCATTGAATGTGGTGATGAGTGGTGGAGATTCTGCATATGTTGCACTCCTGCCTTCAGGCTTTGCCATTGTTCCTGATGGCAATGATCCCTCTGGCTATGGCATGTCAAATGGTACATTACAGAAAGGTGGTGCTAGCGATGGTGGTGGAAGTTTGCTCACAGTTGGATTCCAAATTCTGGTGAATAGCCTTCCAACTGCTAAGCTCACAATGGAGTCAGTTGATACTGTTAATAATCTCATCTCATGCACCATTCAGAAGATCAAAGCTGCACTTAGAGTTGCATAA
- the LOC11429203 gene encoding homeobox-leucine zipper protein ANTHOCYANINLESS 2 isoform X2: protein MEGQSEIGLTGDSLDTGLLGRMREDEYESRSGSDNFDLEGLSGDDQDGGDDGQRKRKKRYHRHTPNQIQELESFFKECPHPDEKQRLDLSKRLGLENKQVKFWFQNRRTQMKTQLERHENIMLRQENDKLRGENSMMKEAMVNPICNNCGGPAIPGQILFEEHQIRIENARLKDELNRICALTNKFLGKPISSLANPMALPTSNSGLELGIGRNGFGGGSSSLGNPLPMGLDLGDGRSMPGISSPMGLMGSSSDVQLERSALIDLALAAMDELLKMAQTDSPVWIKGLDGERDMLNQEEYARLISSCIGPKPAGFVTEATRDTGIVIINSLALVETLMDANRYADMFQSMIARSANLDVLSGGIGGTRNGAIHLMHTEVQLLSPLVPVRQVRILRFCKQHAEGVWAVVDVSVEIGHDPSNAQPFISCRRLPSGCIVQDMPNGYSKVTWIEHWEYDESIVHQLYRPLLISGFGFGAHRWIATLQRQCEGLAILMSSSISNDDHTALSQAGRRSMLKLAQRMTNNFCSGVCASSARKWDSLQMGTLSDDMRVMTRKNVDDPGEPPGIVLSAATSVWMPVSRQRLFDFLRDERLRSEWDILSNGGPMQEMVHIAKGQGQGNCVSLLRANAVNANDSSMLILQETWMDTSCSVVVYAPVDGQSLNVVMSGGDSAYVALLPSGFAIVPDGNDPSGYGMSNGTLQKGGASDGGGSLLTVGFQILVNSLPTAKLTMESVDTVNNLISCTIQKIKAALRVA from the exons ATGGAGGGGCAGAGTGAGATTGGTCTCACTGGTGATAGTTTAGATACTGGTCTGCTTGGGAGAATGAGAGAAGATGAGTATGAAAGCCGGTCCGGAAGCGATAACTTTGATCTTGAAGGATTATCTGGTGATGATCAGGATGGTGGTGATGATGGTCAGcgcaagaggaagaagagataCCACAGACACACTCCTAATCAAATTCAAGAGCTTGAAtc tttcttcaagGAGTGTCCTCATCCTGATGAAAAACAAAGGTTGGATCTTAGCAAGAGACTTGGCTTGGAAAATAAACAAGTCAAATTCTGGTTTCAGAATCGTCGAACCCAAATGAAG ACTCAACTGGAAAGGCATGAGAACATAATGCTTAGGCAGGAAAATGACAAGCTAAGAGGGGAGAATAGCATGATGAAAGAAGCAATGGTGAATCCAATATGTAACAACTGTGGTGGACCAGCAATTCCTGGCCAAATATTGTTTGAAGAGCACCAGATTAGAATTGAAAACGCTCGTCTAAAGGATGAATTGAACCGTATATGCGCCTTAACAAACAAGTTCCTTGGCAAACCAATATCATCATTGGCTAATCCCATGGCTCTACCAACCTCAAATTCTGGTCTGGAACTTGGTATTGGAAGGAATGGTTTTGGTGGTGGTTCAAGCTCCCTCGGCAATCCTTTGCCAATGGGACTTGATCTTGGAGATGGTCGCTCAATGCCTGGTATTAGTTCACCAATGGGATTGATGGGAAGTAGTAGTGATGTTCAGCTTGAGAGATCGGCTCTAATAGATCTAGCATTGGCTGCTATGGATGAATTATTAAAGATGGCTCAGACAGATAGTCCTGTTTGGATTAAGGGTTTGGATGGAGAGAGAGACATGTTGAATCAAGAAGAGTATGCACGGTTGATTTCTTCTTGTATTGGTCCTAAACCCGCTGGCTTTGTCACTGAAGCTACGAGAGATACTGGGATAGTAATAATCAACAGTTTAGCACTTGTGGAAACTTTGATGGATGCG AATCGATACGCAGATATGTTTCAGTCTATGATTGCTAGATCTGCCAACCTTGATGTTTTATCTGGTGGAATCGGTGGAACCAGAAATGGTGCTATACATTTG ATGCATACCGAGGTTCAATTGCTCTCACCACTAGTCCCGGTTCGTCAAGTGAGAATCCTTCGGTTCTGTAAGCAGCATGCAGAAGGTGTATGGGCAGTGGTTGATGTTTCTGTTGAGATTGGTCATGATCCTTCTAATGCACAACCATTCATAAGCTGCAGAAGACTTCCTTCTGGCTGTATTGTGCAGGATATGCCAAATGGTTACTCCAAG GTCACTTGGATTGAGCACTGGGAGTATGATGAGAGTATTGTTCACCAACTCTATCGTCCGTTGCTCATTTCCGGTTTTGGATTTGGCGCTCATAGATGGATCGCCACCCTCCAAAGGCAGTGTGAAGGCTTGGCTATCCTCATGTCCTCTTCCATCTCAAATGATGATCACACCG CCTTGAGCCAAGCTGGTCGAAGAAGCATGTTGAAGCTGGCACAACGTATGACCAACAACTTCTGTTCCGGGGTTTGTGCTTCATCTGCTAGAAAATGGGACAGCCTCCAAATGGGGACTCTGAGTGATGACATGAGAGTTATGACTAGGAAAAATGTTGATGACCCTGGCGAGCCTCCCGGTATTGTGCTCAGCGCTGCAACATCTGTTTGGATGCCCGTTTCACGACAAAGACTGTTTGATTTTCTGCGTGATGAAAGGCTTAGAAGCGAGTGGGACATTTTGTCTAATGGTGGACCCATGCAAGAGATGGTTCACATTGCCAAAGGACAAGGGCAAGGAAATTGTGTTTCTCTCCTTCGTGCTAAT GCTGTTAATGCGAATGATAGCAGCATGTTGATTCTGCAAGAAACTTGGATGGATACATCTTGCTCAGTGGTGGTGTATGCACCAGTTGACGGGCAATCATTGAATGTGGTGATGAGTGGTGGAGATTCTGCATATGTTGCACTCCTGCCTTCAGGCTTTGCCATTGTTCCTGATGGCAATGATCCCTCTGGCTATGGCATGTCAAATGGTACATTACAGAAAGGTGGTGCTAGCGATGGTGGTGGAAGTTTGCTCACAGTTGGATTCCAAATTCTGGTGAATAGCCTTCCAACTGCTAAGCTCACAATGGAGTCAGTTGATACTGTTAATAATCTCATCTCATGCACCATTCAGAAGATCAAAGCTGCACTTAGAGTTGCATAA